One region of Molothrus aeneus isolate 106 chromosome 1, BPBGC_Maene_1.0, whole genome shotgun sequence genomic DNA includes:
- the LOC136563006 gene encoding patched domain-containing protein 3-like, producing MAGPRDPAERCSCRNTNCVERPLRRLFEGLAGGVAACPWPFVLVPLLLSGGLGAGFVFLPQRQANDIEGQFTPTWGPAKTERDFVRRHFPTNDSERFSAARLPTEGAYAALIAVATNGTSVLDAAPWAEVLRLNATVHDAEYERLCARTAGRCASPNELLSRRGDAGPPEPGSLRFPVNDSVFLGTALGGVDTDGGRVLRARALKLLYYLREDGPEAQDSRQWLESFVQNISSKVAELRLGSIQVTYFTSLSRQQEFEGNTKSVIPLFSITYFLTITFAIVSCLRLSCIRNNIWLASCGVLSSGLAVLSSFGLMLFCGVPFVVTVANAPFLILGVGVDDMFIMIASWEQSSRKNEKSSVKSLLAETYAEAALSVTITTLTDVLAFFIGTWTAFPSVRSFCLYTGTAFVFCYVYTMTFFGAVLVLNHKREQGNRHWLTCMRVDVGKDQAENSCLYNACCIGSCSGQPSQPEGEHPMSLFFKKYYGPFVTNKWIKVLMVLLYGAYLGGSIYGCTQVREGIDLRNLANDASYVIPYYDDDDKYFSTYGPRVMVVITESVDYWNESVRLGIESCAQNLENISYVDKNLSESWLRVYTELDKRGVININSKTDFLNNLIVLFGVHHSFEWDINKTQDEIEASRFFIQTVNVTSAVDEKNLLNELREAAKQCSIPLKVYHPAFIYYDQYLVIVQNTVQNVVVAAGAMLVVSLLLIPNPLCCLWVTFAIASVIVGVAGFMTFWNVNLDSISMINLVICIGFSVDFSAHISYAFVTSGESSANKRAIEALSVLGYPVLQGAVSTILGVVVLAAASTYIFRTFFKIMFLVILFGALHGLVFIPVFLTFFGNFVSSPHSTMSKRLEHRFRNDKDCP from the exons ATGGCGGGGCCGCGGGACCCCGCGGAGCGCTGCTCCTGCCGCAACACCAACTGCGTGGAGCGGCCGCTGCGCCGGCTCTTCGAAGGGCTGGCGGGCGGCGTGGCCGCTTGCCCCTGGCCCTTCGTGCTGGTGCCGCTGCTGCTGTCGGGCGGGCTGGGCGCCGGCTTCGTCTTCCTACCGCAGCGGCAGGCGAACGACATCGAGGGGCAGTTCACGCCCACGTGGGGCCCCGCCAAGACCGAGCGCGACTTCGTGCGGCGGCACTTCCCCACCAACGACTCGGAGCGCTTCTCCGCCGCGCGGCTGCCCACCGAGGGCGCCTACGCCGCCCTCATCGCCGTGGCGACGAACGGGACCTCGGTCCTGGACGCGGCGCCGTGGGCAGAGGTGCTGCGGCTGAACGCGACCGTGCACGACGCCGAGTACGAGCGGCTCTGCGCCCGCACCGCCGGCCGCTGTGCCAGCCCCAACGAGCTGCTGTCGCGGCGGGGCGATGCGGGTCCGCCCGAGCCGGGGAGCCTCCGCTTCCCCGTCAACGACAGCGTCTTCCTGGGGACCGCGCTGGGCGGCGTGGACACGGACGGCGGGCGGGTGCTCAGGGCGCGGGCCCTGAAGCTGCTGTATTACCTGCGGGAGGACGGCCCCGAGGCGCAGGACAGCCGGCAGTGGCTGGAGAGCTTCGTGCAGAACATCTCATCCAAAGTGGCGGAGTTGCGCCTCGGCTCCATTCAG GTGACTTATTTTACCTCGCTGTCCAGACAACAGGAGTTTGAAGGAAATACCAAAAGTGTGATCCCGCTCTTCTCCATAACATATTTCCTGACAATAACCTTTGCAATCGTCTCTTGCCTAAG ACTGAGCTGTATAAGAAATAATATCTGGCTTGCAAGCTGTGGAGTGCTTTCTTCTGGCTTAGCTGTATTAAGCAGCTTTGGATTGATGCTCTTCTGTGGAGTGCCATTTGTGGTCACTGTAGCAAATGCACCATTCCTCATTCTGG GGGTTGGCGTTGATGACATGTTCATCATGATTGCTTCCTGGGAGCAAAGTTCAAGGAAAAACGAGAAATCCAGTGTTAAATCTCTGCTGGCTGAGACTTATGCAGAGGCAGCACTTTCTGTGACCATCACCACTCTGACGGATGTTTTGGCCTTCTTCATTGGCACCTGGACTGCTTTTCCATCCGTGAGGTCTTTCTGCCTCTATACAGGGACAGCTTTTGTCTTCTGCTATGTATATACCATGACCTTCTTTGGGGCAGTTCTGGTATTAAATCACAAAAGGGAGCAAGGGAACCGACACTGGCTGACTTGTATGCGTGTGGATGTAGGTAAAGATCAGGCTGAGAACTCCTGCTTGTACAATGCTTGCTGTATCGGCAGCTGTTCTGGGCAGCCATCTCAGCCAGAAGGTGAGCATCCAATGAGcttattctttaaaaagtattacGGCCCTTTTGTTACAAATAAATGGATCAAGGTGCTCATGGTGTTGCTCTACGGAGCATATTTGGGTGGCAGCATTTATGGGTGTACTCAGGTCAGGGAAGGCATCGATCTCCGAAATCTGGCAAATGATGCCTCCTACGTTATTCCATactatgatgatgatgacaaaTACTTCTCCACATATGGGCCCAGGGTCATGGTTGTCATTACTGAGAGTGTAGATTATTGGAATGAGTCGGTGCGTCTTGGCATTGAGAGCTGTGCACAGAATTTAGAGAACATTTCCTATGTAGATAAGAACCTCTCAGAGTCATGGCTGAGAGTATACACAGAACTTGACAAAAGGGGTGTGATAAATATAAACAGTAAGACTGACTTCTTAAATAACTTAATTGTACTATTTGGAGTTCATCACAGTTTTGAGTGGGACATAAACAAGACTCAGGATGAAATAGAGGCTTCACGCTTCTTCATCCAGACAGTGAATGTGACATCAGCCGTGGATGAGAAGAATCTCCTCAATGAGTTAAGAGAGGCAGCCAAGCAGTGCAGCATTCCACTGAAGGTGTATCACCCAGCCTTCATCTACTACGACCAGTACCTGGTAATAGTGCAGAACACTGTTCAGAATGTTGTGGTTGCTGCCGGGGCCATGCTCGTTGTCTCCCTCCTGCTCATTCCCAACCCGTTGTGCTGCTTGTGGGTGACCTTTGCTATAGCCTCTGTTATAGTTGGTGTTGCTGGTTTCATGACGTTCTGGAACGTCAACCTCGATTCCATATCCATGATCAACCTGGTCATTTGCATTGGGTTTTCAGTAGATTTTTCTGCTCACATTTCCTATGCCTTTGTTACCAGTGGAGAGTCATCGGCCAATAAAAGGGCAATTGAAGCTCTGTCCGTGCTGGGTTACCCAGTTCTACAAGGTGCGGTTTCTACAATACTGGGCGTAGTTGTTCTGGCTGCAGCGAGCACCTACATCTTTAGGACGTTCTTCAAGATCATGTTCCTTGTTATTTTGTTTGGGGCTCTTCATGGTCTTGTTTTTATTCCagtgtttttaacattttttggAAACTTTGTCAGTTCACCTCACAGTACCATGTCTAAAAGGTTAGAGCATAGATTTAGAAATGATAAAGACTGTCcatga